A region from the Candidatus Thorarchaeota archaeon genome encodes:
- the tadA gene encoding Flp pilus assembly complex ATPase component TadA has protein sequence MTTITEATASFKKQSSSIILCHKHRCSHCEFLRSDDSCEQIAKINKEREQAILVEQSRGLVHIQQNGFTNRPPWKVDSTQKHESSSDHIQIGNEQWETIYLGDGYGQMLNHLILVYPVGPYISLFAKGNTGNVIYRSAPRIRTPLELEIIDKLHTSTLQTSQKIIRLDYLLSQWRQSILTRINNELPEIKKETKARIASIVAYSHSVLGPIFPLMLDELIEDIYLDRPGSRIYFDHRFLGRCTSSIVIRQEDANRIVTLLRAESNFHLDRRNPSIKTELFLENSRLRFSVTIPPLSYDGFHLEIRRARTSPFTIFELVNNGTLSTKAASLLLLALIARMNITIAGEPGSGKTTLLNALDYCTPRSWRKIYVEDAIESRIQNEHHQIRYRVSPVDEMAARFSKIDEITKSLHRSPDYLILGEIQTAEHSKALFQALMSGLRSIQTCHSSSASALVSRWRFAHSIKEHAIALMDLIVILERPQPGRSKRIVKEIVEIRRDVEQGILKFKGLNTLYTHDADAIRSLADDGAISRRSREYGVNDPRECIRELSTILARDLTPSMETHWKIGELLWENGNPFSFT, from the coding sequence ATGACCACTATAACTGAGGCAACTGCCTCATTTAAAAAACAATCATCCAGCATAATCCTTTGCCACAAACACCGATGTAGTCATTGTGAATTTTTAAGAAGTGATGACAGTTGTGAGCAGATCGCTAAAATAAATAAAGAGAGAGAACAGGCGATTCTTGTCGAACAGTCACGAGGGCTTGTCCACATTCAACAAAACGGATTCACTAATAGGCCGCCTTGGAAAGTAGATAGTACACAAAAACATGAATCTAGTTCTGACCACATACAGATAGGAAATGAACAGTGGGAAACCATCTATCTTGGGGATGGTTATGGTCAGATGCTAAATCATCTGATTCTGGTATATCCAGTTGGACCGTACATTTCCCTCTTTGCAAAAGGAAACACGGGTAATGTCATTTATCGATCAGCCCCACGGATTAGAACACCTTTAGAGTTAGAAATTATTGACAAACTTCATACGAGCACATTACAGACCAGTCAGAAGATCATTCGCCTTGATTATCTTCTTTCCCAATGGCGTCAGTCAATCCTAACACGCATCAATAACGAACTACCAGAGATAAAAAAGGAGACCAAAGCCCGAATAGCAAGTATTGTTGCATATTCCCACAGTGTGCTTGGCCCCATATTTCCACTGATGTTAGACGAACTTATTGAAGATATATACTTGGACAGACCAGGAAGCAGGATATATTTTGATCATCGATTTCTAGGGAGGTGCACATCGTCCATTGTAATTCGTCAGGAGGATGCCAATAGGATAGTCACATTGCTTCGAGCAGAGAGCAATTTTCATCTCGACAGAAGAAACCCTTCAATAAAGACGGAACTTTTTCTCGAAAATAGTCGTCTTAGATTTTCAGTCACAATACCACCTTTAAGTTATGATGGATTTCATTTGGAAATACGGAGGGCGCGTACTTCGCCGTTCACTATATTTGAACTTGTCAACAATGGAACATTATCGACTAAAGCCGCATCATTACTACTTCTGGCATTGATTGCCCGAATGAATATTACCATTGCCGGGGAACCGGGATCGGGCAAGACGACCCTGCTAAATGCTCTAGACTACTGTACACCCCGAAGTTGGAGAAAAATCTATGTTGAAGATGCCATTGAGAGCAGGATTCAAAACGAACATCATCAGATAAGGTATCGAGTGAGCCCAGTCGATGAGATGGCGGCACGCTTTTCAAAAATTGATGAGATAACAAAAAGCCTTCATAGATCCCCAGATTACTTGATTCTCGGGGAGATTCAAACTGCGGAACATAGCAAGGCACTCTTTCAAGCATTAATGTCGGGGCTACGTTCTATACAAACATGTCATAGTTCTTCAGCCTCGGCCCTTGTTTCAAGATGGCGATTCGCTCATAGTATTAAAGAACATGCCATCGCCCTTATGGATTTGATAGTCATTCTTGAACGGCCACAACCAGGAAGATCAAAACGCATTGTTAAGGAGATAGTAGAAATCCGGAGAGATGTTGAACAGGGCATACTAAAATTCAAGGGTCTCAATACTCTATATACTCATGATGCAGACGCAATTCGATCTTTGGCCGATGATGGCGCCATTTCAAGAAGGTCTCGGGAATATGGAGTAAATGACCCACGGGAATGCATTCGCGAACTATCGACTATTCTTGCACGGGACTTGACGCCCAGTATGGAAACACATTGGAAAATTGGGGAACTTCTTTGGGAAAACGGAAACCCATTTTCATTCACATAG
- a CDS encoding aminotransferase class V-fold PLP-dependent enzyme — protein MSGLDVKKDFNIFRTHPNLIYLDTASTGLIPQTVVQDVSSFLDNIVVSSRRGAHSLAVKGAELVEAARTHLAQIFDSVPSQISFHGTTADAVSSIIFGYDWKGNNRNTIVVSATEEHDTLLPAMHAAKILGLNVQVIPTDDFGLLDLDKMLESLNSNVGIVIANTNPVGIGSKNPVLEVSQKAHESGVLVLSDATRGIGTSAVVPKDIGADIVFFSANVAFLAPPGLTVQWIDSSLGSSFAPGIVGNNSASNVTMTSYELALPPDKFESGTLNVPAIVGLNSALTYLESIGLEKVHHHIEALSSKLWAGFTHMDGIITYGTFQPGQSVVGFNVGTEDPLNCHDVALFLDQSDIAVRSGLLCAHPLIQSLSPDGIVQVSLHVYNTLDDINRLLEILESIVGML, from the coding sequence ATGTCAGGACTCGATGTCAAAAAAGATTTTAATATTTTCAGAACTCATCCTAATCTTATCTATCTTGATACTGCAAGTACTGGCCTGATTCCACAAACTGTTGTGCAAGATGTTTCTTCCTTTTTAGATAACATCGTTGTATCGAGCCGCCGTGGAGCGCATTCTCTTGCTGTCAAGGGTGCTGAACTAGTTGAAGCGGCCCGGACGCATCTTGCACAGATTTTTGACAGTGTGCCCTCTCAAATTTCGTTTCATGGAACTACTGCGGATGCAGTATCCTCAATTATCTTTGGTTATGATTGGAAAGGTAATAACAGGAATACTATTGTTGTTAGTGCAACAGAAGAGCACGACACGCTCTTGCCTGCAATGCATGCTGCAAAGATTCTTGGTCTAAATGTCCAGGTAATACCTACTGATGATTTTGGTTTACTGGATCTTGATAAGATGTTGGAATCTCTTAATTCAAACGTTGGCATAGTTATTGCTAATACAAACCCTGTCGGAATTGGTTCAAAAAATCCCGTTTTAGAAGTCTCGCAGAAAGCTCATGAATCTGGTGTATTGGTGCTCTCTGACGCCACTCGAGGAATCGGGACATCCGCAGTTGTTCCTAAAGACATTGGTGCCGACATCGTATTCTTTTCTGCGAATGTAGCTTTTCTTGCGCCTCCTGGTCTTACTGTTCAATGGATTGATTCTTCCTTAGGAAGCTCTTTTGCTCCTGGTATAGTCGGTAATAATTCGGCTTCGAACGTAACAATGACTTCATACGAGTTAGCTCTTCCTCCTGACAAATTTGAATCGGGCACCCTAAATGTTCCCGCCATTGTAGGCCTTAATTCCGCCTTGACCTATCTAGAGTCAATTGGTCTTGAGAAAGTCCATCACCATATTGAAGCACTCTCATCGAAATTGTGGGCTGGTTTCACTCATATGGATGGAATTATCACATATGGCACTTTTCAACCCGGGCAGAGTGTTGTTGGTTTCAATGTGGGCACCGAAGACCCCTTAAACTGTCATGATGTGGCCTTATTTCTTGACCAATCAGATATAGCTGTTAGAAGCGGTCTCTTGTGTGCACATCCACTTATTCAATCACTCTCTCCTGATGGTATAGTTCAGGTTTCGTTGCATGTATACAATACATTAGATGATATTAATCGTCTACTTGAGATCTTGGAATCTATTGTGGGTATGCTGTGA
- the glmS gene encoding glutamine--fructose-6-phosphate transaminase (isomerizing) encodes MCGIIGVIQKRGEVAPFLHQALKRLEYRGYDSVGITTISDNRLHTKKDKGKIDEVHRKLDLDDLPGSIGIGHTRWATHGIPSMYNSHPHFDCSNTIAVIHNGVIDNFIELREELSKRGHKFESETDTEVIPHLIEEFMEQGTSFVDAVRAVTKRIKGTYAIVAMTTQDPQKIVCTRDGNPLVIGKKEGASFVASDIPAFLPMTNDMILLLDGELAILTPEGIRIERLDGTLVNRDTIKISWTADQAQKSGYPHFMLKEIHEQPEAIRSTLHIRDEIIDQAARIIAKSHRVIMTAMGTSGHSALAGRHMFASLAGVLPNFELASDLPDTLKDILSPNDCVIAITQSGETSDTIFAVKFAKKFGAKIIAITNVIGSSITRLADHSIITQAGPEIGVAATKTFMVQLTALAMLAIATGQLTKTRSQEVLETKKHALENIPAIVAETITRNEERARRIAEKYHNAPNLLFLGRGISIATAFEGALKLKEISYNHAEGYSAGESKHGPIALIEDGFPVVFIAPNDDTRDRLVGNIMEMKARGASIITVIEQGDIDLEKISDDHFGIEKGVEPEFSTMVYVVPLQLLSYYMATKRGFDPDKPRHLAKSVTVL; translated from the coding sequence ATGTGTGGAATAATAGGCGTTATACAAAAACGAGGCGAAGTGGCTCCTTTTTTGCACCAAGCACTAAAGAGACTCGAATACCGTGGCTACGACTCCGTGGGAATTACTACTATCTCGGATAATAGACTTCACACAAAAAAAGACAAGGGGAAAATCGACGAGGTGCATCGAAAGCTTGATCTGGATGATCTTCCCGGGTCGATAGGCATTGGCCACACTCGATGGGCAACTCATGGGATTCCCTCCATGTACAATTCACATCCACACTTCGATTGTTCAAATACGATTGCGGTCATTCATAATGGAGTTATTGATAATTTTATTGAACTAAGAGAGGAGCTCTCTAAAAGGGGGCACAAGTTTGAATCAGAAACAGATACCGAAGTGATACCCCATCTAATAGAGGAGTTTATGGAGCAAGGCACCAGTTTCGTGGATGCAGTACGTGCAGTGACTAAACGGATCAAAGGAACCTATGCGATTGTAGCAATGACAACACAGGACCCCCAAAAAATAGTTTGCACTCGTGATGGGAATCCCTTGGTAATTGGGAAAAAAGAAGGGGCATCATTTGTTGCATCAGATATACCTGCATTTCTGCCAATGACAAACGATATGATTCTCCTTCTTGATGGGGAACTGGCAATTCTTACTCCAGAGGGAATTAGAATAGAACGGCTAGATGGAACTCTTGTTAATCGAGATACAATCAAGATCAGTTGGACTGCTGATCAAGCTCAGAAGAGTGGGTACCCCCATTTTATGTTAAAAGAAATTCATGAACAGCCGGAGGCCATTCGGAGTACATTGCACATTCGAGATGAAATCATCGACCAAGCCGCCAGGATCATCGCAAAATCCCATCGTGTCATCATGACGGCAATGGGAACTTCAGGGCACTCCGCTCTTGCGGGGCGACATATGTTTGCGTCATTAGCAGGAGTCTTGCCAAATTTTGAGTTGGCTAGCGACCTTCCCGACACGCTCAAGGACATTTTATCACCCAATGACTGCGTGATTGCGATTACACAGTCAGGAGAGACAAGTGACACCATTTTTGCTGTCAAATTTGCCAAAAAATTCGGGGCCAAAATAATTGCAATTACAAATGTTATTGGGAGCTCAATTACTCGATTAGCTGATCATTCCATAATTACACAGGCAGGGCCAGAAATAGGTGTGGCCGCAACTAAAACATTCATGGTACAACTGACCGCTCTGGCAATGCTTGCAATAGCCACGGGACAGTTAACAAAGACCCGATCACAAGAAGTTCTTGAAACAAAGAAACACGCATTAGAGAACATTCCTGCAATCGTTGCAGAAACGATCACACGAAATGAGGAACGAGCCCGCAGGATAGCTGAAAAGTATCATAATGCCCCGAATCTTTTATTCCTCGGAAGAGGCATATCCATAGCAACCGCTTTTGAGGGCGCATTAAAATTAAAAGAGATCTCGTATAATCATGCCGAAGGATATTCTGCTGGCGAGTCAAAACATGGACCTATAGCACTGATAGAGGATGGGTTCCCAGTTGTCTTCATTGCACCTAATGATGATACTCGTGATAGATTAGTTGGGAATATTATGGAGATGAAAGCTCGTGGCGCGTCCATTATTACGGTAATTGAGCAGGGCGACATAGACTTGGAAAAAATCTCTGATGATCATTTTGGAATCGAAAAGGGAGTAGAACCAGAATTTTCTACAATGGTCTATGTAGTACCTCTGCAACTCTTGAGTTATTATATGGCCACAAAACGAGGATTCGATCCCGATAAACCTAGACATCTTGCCAAGTCGGTGACGGTCCTCTAA
- a CDS encoding DUF87 domain-containing protein codes for MSNEQSTVLLDESYKIVVQLVRVFAWIGSLLVSVIYLIGAYALPLLGLAQTLTTGFKIYVEILLCVMAITTSLAMAIDELHMTGVEIGYGIHYIYVKIEKQIIGTRCLELSSLKESIPEEMGKPLEYDTSLIMAVRSGMNQNVNIAYEVGVVDKRPFVRLFISCSGENIEDIDKILHREAARTEAIILATLEHVEIKQLKGPELINAFFSFSEIPNVQYVKEQLIEKLNNGSLKRDVTFRLDQDEESKKFKADIFWRLEGAPRNTPTTNSTQIGKFLSALLQQELSASLTCVFTPANPSRKRRSLEGRWQQIRSREKIKRDTLADHSEKEKLLEEYRTIQDRSGWFNVSTYIRLNKMDYDDPSVIEDCLKGIVHSIWGDTGEFALRPIKNNVPSELRTLLRRHISPKKMHVSKLVAYVNMPRQNLPELSATFTSEFKVPARALVENEIFIGWSLYKGRKLNPVGLKQEWIREHIAILGATGSGKTTLVKQIMTEISTKTKIPWWIFDVKGSEYLDLLEIENNDIVVIRPGENPNFVIDFLDTGKKHTDRNIDTTFAILNELLKERGTSSELSPAMERLLLKALRKMVEIPGDGSVKRLEKIIEGIKTDRQTSQMTKDALLNRIEILTRNPLGSILSGGPKAIRINQFMDKRVIFDLRYVARTGGMDAARILYNLIAKRIFDAAMQRGITPGLQHVVVLEEANNLVPESYTRENAADITTGESMVMLQRATGQGVIVVSTRPNISSNILANTGTKIVFRLPYDSEVGARFLSLNEAQEKYLRSLRTGVALITTPVTETFEITTVKRPESKTATILLESTPVSTDHIQFDEPKKPPSHPTTTTADEESHSSSSSPSEEAKEEIYLDRTADTVRRIIALISSKGYLTEEQMHNALLVIDPEISTKEEKDTIRELIALGTLERETIGIVEGGFVYTLPGTGHETVTELVKDYVKEKLIAANFDAEKIHVENNEIIIDDTVILVSIESVRASTLDERIDTFRKYMRKFGNEFRHMVVILRGSVAAAKIRELIADETNFQDVTVIPAFPNSIEKMILELKKFETHKKETEEIPTPRRTSHIQDASDGTTYSSSIRVWIGLIEGYIEINDGNILWEDLIQFMETTVSQSHKRHSVPMQKEDGQRALSEMLIDEKIFAFRVTPNMRFVSLNEGLWIVSPEKLHLLKSRALDALESELVKRHGSANRSHSPLDICAGGVSYLVFPTKKILDKVTSQKNEYVCQVCHSKKLICILPAIEYIDEFEEKPEFMQITSLDNGVISVIR; via the coding sequence ATGTCCAACGAACAATCAACGGTATTATTAGATGAATCCTACAAGATAGTGGTGCAGTTGGTGCGCGTATTTGCTTGGATTGGTAGTCTTCTGGTTTCAGTGATCTATTTAATTGGAGCCTATGCGCTTCCGTTACTTGGACTTGCTCAGACGCTGACAACAGGCTTCAAGATCTACGTGGAGATTCTTCTTTGTGTAATGGCCATTACAACCAGCCTTGCAATGGCAATAGATGAATTACATATGACTGGGGTGGAGATCGGATACGGCATCCATTATATTTATGTTAAAATTGAAAAACAGATTATAGGCACGCGATGCCTAGAATTATCCTCTCTAAAAGAAAGCATACCAGAAGAAATGGGGAAGCCACTCGAGTATGATACATCATTAATTATGGCAGTCCGTTCGGGAATGAACCAAAATGTAAACATTGCATACGAGGTGGGAGTAGTTGACAAACGACCCTTCGTTAGACTCTTTATATCTTGTAGTGGCGAAAATATTGAGGACATAGACAAAATACTTCATAGAGAGGCGGCCCGGACAGAAGCAATTATTCTTGCAACTCTTGAACATGTAGAGATCAAACAGTTGAAAGGACCTGAATTGATTAATGCCTTCTTTTCGTTCTCGGAAATACCAAATGTCCAATATGTAAAGGAACAACTAATTGAGAAACTGAACAATGGTTCGCTCAAAAGAGATGTCACGTTTAGACTTGATCAGGATGAGGAAAGTAAAAAATTCAAAGCTGATATATTTTGGCGATTAGAAGGAGCGCCCCGAAACACTCCCACGACAAACTCGACACAAATAGGGAAATTTCTTTCTGCGCTTCTTCAACAAGAACTCTCTGCTAGTTTAACCTGCGTGTTTACACCCGCGAATCCAAGCAGGAAGAGGAGAAGTCTTGAGGGACGATGGCAACAAATTCGCAGTAGAGAAAAAATCAAACGGGATACTCTTGCAGATCACTCAGAGAAGGAAAAATTGCTTGAAGAATATAGAACGATTCAAGATCGGAGTGGGTGGTTTAATGTTTCAACGTATATTCGTCTTAACAAAATGGATTATGACGACCCTTCGGTGATAGAAGATTGTTTGAAAGGTATTGTACATTCGATTTGGGGGGATACTGGAGAGTTCGCACTTCGACCAATCAAAAATAATGTGCCAAGTGAATTAAGAACTCTCTTAAGACGCCATATATCCCCTAAGAAGATGCACGTTTCAAAGCTTGTCGCTTATGTGAACATGCCAAGGCAAAATCTTCCGGAACTCTCTGCAACATTTACATCTGAGTTTAAGGTTCCTGCAAGAGCCCTTGTGGAAAATGAGATTTTCATTGGGTGGAGCCTCTACAAGGGGAGAAAATTAAATCCGGTGGGACTGAAACAAGAATGGATTAGGGAACACATTGCAATATTAGGAGCAACTGGTTCAGGGAAAACAACATTAGTCAAACAGATCATGACCGAGATCAGTACTAAGACAAAAATCCCATGGTGGATTTTTGATGTCAAGGGCTCTGAATATCTGGATCTGCTAGAGATAGAGAACAATGACATAGTTGTGATTCGGCCCGGCGAAAATCCAAATTTCGTAATAGATTTTCTTGACACCGGGAAGAAACATACTGATCGTAATATTGACACCACATTCGCCATTCTAAACGAATTACTAAAAGAGAGAGGCACGTCTTCAGAACTCTCTCCCGCAATGGAAAGACTGCTACTGAAAGCCTTGAGAAAGATGGTAGAAATTCCAGGCGACGGCTCAGTCAAACGTCTTGAGAAAATCATCGAAGGAATAAAGACCGATAGGCAGACAAGCCAAATGACTAAAGACGCCTTACTTAATAGAATCGAGATTCTTACGAGAAATCCATTAGGTTCGATACTGAGTGGTGGCCCCAAAGCCATCAGAATAAATCAATTCATGGATAAGCGAGTCATATTCGATTTGCGATACGTTGCAAGAACAGGAGGAATGGATGCAGCTAGAATTCTGTACAATCTTATTGCCAAAAGAATTTTCGACGCGGCAATGCAGAGAGGAATTACGCCAGGTCTTCAACATGTGGTCGTATTAGAAGAAGCGAACAATCTGGTACCAGAAAGTTATACACGAGAGAATGCAGCAGACATCACAACTGGCGAATCGATGGTCATGCTGCAAAGAGCTACAGGGCAAGGGGTCATTGTTGTATCGACAAGACCCAACATTTCGTCAAACATTTTAGCAAATACAGGAACAAAGATTGTATTTCGTTTACCGTATGATAGTGAAGTTGGTGCAAGATTCCTATCCTTAAATGAAGCTCAGGAAAAATATCTGAGATCTCTCAGAACAGGTGTTGCGTTGATCACGACACCAGTAACAGAAACTTTTGAAATTACCACTGTGAAAAGACCTGAGTCAAAAACAGCAACCATCCTACTTGAGTCCACCCCTGTTTCTACAGACCACATACAATTTGATGAGCCCAAAAAGCCACCTAGCCACCCGACAACAACAACAGCGGATGAAGAAAGCCATAGCTCATCGAGTTCTCCAAGTGAAGAGGCAAAAGAAGAGATCTATTTGGATCGAACAGCGGACACAGTTAGACGCATCATCGCTCTGATATCGTCAAAAGGATACCTCACTGAAGAACAGATGCATAATGCATTGTTGGTCATCGATCCTGAAATCTCGACTAAAGAAGAAAAAGACACAATTAGAGAACTAATTGCATTAGGAACCTTAGAAAGAGAAACGATTGGAATTGTGGAGGGTGGATTTGTTTATACTCTTCCGGGAACTGGTCATGAAACTGTGACTGAATTAGTTAAAGACTACGTAAAAGAAAAATTAATTGCGGCGAACTTTGATGCCGAAAAAATTCATGTTGAAAATAATGAGATAATAATCGATGACACTGTGATATTGGTCTCTATCGAGAGTGTCAGAGCCTCAACACTTGATGAAAGAATTGACACTTTTCGTAAATATATGAGAAAGTTCGGAAATGAATTCAGACATATGGTAGTCATACTAAGAGGGAGTGTTGCAGCAGCAAAAATAAGAGAACTTATCGCTGATGAAACAAACTTTCAGGATGTAACAGTCATTCCAGCTTTCCCCAACTCTATCGAGAAGATGATTTTAGAGTTAAAGAAATTTGAAACCCACAAAAAAGAAACAGAAGAGATTCCTACACCAAGAAGGACCTCCCATATTCAGGATGCAAGTGACGGCACCACGTATTCGTCGTCAATACGTGTCTGGATTGGACTTATTGAGGGCTATATCGAGATAAATGACGGAAATATTCTATGGGAGGACCTAATTCAGTTCATGGAGACCACTGTCTCGCAATCACACAAACGCCATTCTGTACCAATGCAGAAAGAGGACGGGCAAAGAGCACTTTCAGAAATGCTAATTGATGAAAAAATATTCGCCTTTAGAGTGACACCAAATATGAGGTTTGTTTCGTTAAATGAAGGGTTGTGGATAGTCTCTCCCGAAAAATTACATTTGCTAAAATCCAGGGCACTTGATGCTCTGGAGAGTGAGCTTGTAAAACGTCACGGCAGTGCCAATCGGAGCCATTCACCACTTGATATTTGTGCTGGGGGTGTGTCCTATCTCGTATTTCCGACAAAGAAGATATTGGATAAAGTGACAAGTCAAAAGAATGAATACGTTTGTCAAGTATGCCATTCGAAGAAATTGATCTGCATTTTGCCGGCAATCGAATATATAGATGAATTTGAAGAGAAACCAGAATTCATGCAGATAACATCCTTAGACAATGGTGTGATAAGTGTAATCAGATAA
- the rpsJ gene encoding 30S ribosomal protein S10, which produces MTQKARIRLSSTNTEHLDSVCNQIRRITRKTGVRMAGPIPLPTRRMVIPTRKTPCGQGTESWDKWEMRIHKRLIDIDADERAMRQIMRVRIPDSVYIEIELTS; this is translated from the coding sequence ATGACACAAAAGGCAAGGATACGACTCTCTAGCACTAATACAGAACACCTAGACAGTGTTTGTAATCAGATTCGAAGGATAACACGAAAGACTGGTGTTCGAATGGCAGGACCCATTCCACTTCCAACTAGGCGGATGGTCATTCCAACTCGAAAAACACCCTGTGGCCAAGGAACTGAGTCGTGGGATAAGTGGGAGATGCGGATTCATAAAAGACTCATTGATATTGATGCGGATGAACGTGCAATGCGACAAATTATGAGGGTTCGCATTCCTGACTCGGTCTATATCGAAATAGAACTGACTAGTTAG
- a CDS encoding isopentenyl phosphate kinase family protein: MSKKLTPLIVKLGGSVITYKSRSPPMVNHEVIDRIAHELKTYHNPLVLILGGGAHGHQAAHEFGFGNPSSGMNRRIAGIPLIRHNMTLLSQEMETALARAGIPTVVIPPFCTTVLRNGLIDQYYTESITRSLKSGFVVITHGDVCFDIEQGALILSGDTLVSWLSKELGVTKVLVGTDVDGIFDSDPKSVPTAQLISQIDSSNVDQVILQSGPSTAVDVTGGMTKKISELASLMNRGVEIIIFNLLVPGRLEQLLHGTQTICTRFLPSWLN; this comes from the coding sequence ATGTCCAAAAAACTCACTCCACTAATTGTAAAATTGGGCGGTTCTGTGATCACATACAAATCCCGAAGCCCTCCTATGGTAAATCATGAAGTTATCGATAGGATTGCACACGAACTTAAGACCTATCATAATCCGCTTGTTCTGATTTTAGGTGGTGGTGCACATGGTCATCAGGCCGCGCACGAATTTGGATTTGGAAACCCTTCCTCGGGGATGAATCGTAGAATTGCCGGAATCCCCCTCATTCGTCATAATATGACTCTACTCTCACAGGAAATGGAAACTGCCCTTGCAAGAGCTGGTATTCCTACTGTTGTTATTCCTCCGTTTTGTACGACCGTACTTCGTAACGGATTGATTGATCAATACTATACTGAGAGTATAACTCGTAGTCTAAAATCAGGTTTTGTCGTAATTACACATGGTGATGTCTGTTTCGATATAGAACAAGGTGCACTGATCTTAAGTGGTGACACCCTAGTATCTTGGTTATCTAAAGAACTCGGTGTTACTAAAGTATTGGTCGGGACTGATGTCGATGGGATTTTCGACTCGGATCCAAAGTCCGTACCTACTGCGCAACTCATTTCTCAAATTGATTCATCTAATGTCGACCAAGTTATACTACAATCCGGACCTTCAACGGCTGTAGATGTCACAGGTGGCATGACCAAAAAGATCTCCGAACTCGCATCACTAATGAATCGCGGGGTCGAGATTATCATCTTCAACCTTTTAGTGCCGGGTCGTCTTGAGCAACTATTGCATGGAACACAAACGATCTGTACACGATTTCTTCCCTCGTGGCTAAATTAA